A single genomic interval of Apteryx mantelli isolate bAptMan1 chromosome 21, bAptMan1.hap1, whole genome shotgun sequence harbors:
- the LOC106494236 gene encoding LOW QUALITY PROTEIN: ficolin-2-like (The sequence of the model RefSeq protein was modified relative to this genomic sequence to represent the inferred CDS: deleted 2 bases in 1 codon; substituted 1 base at 1 genomic stop codon): MHQYRLGADLLESSSVEKDLGFLVDKLTMSQECVRIVGLGDADRLAVLQGCPGIPGASGPKGEPGLPGTKGEMGAQGNPGKAGSPGTKGVAGDPGFPGPKAAKGKPGFSETLGARNCQELLDKGKILSGWYTIYPQGCNATMVFCDTDMAGGRWIGSLQVFQRCLDGSVNFLPDXNSYKQEFGNQLTEFWLGNDNIHFLTSLKTCELQIDLGDFENNYYFAKYASFRVLGESEKYKLVLGNYLGGTARDSFSYYNDMSFSTTDQDNNMSSFNCATAYKGAWWYNDCHCSNLNGMYWLGVRGSYADGINWKTGKDYHYSHKQTEMKFRPV; the protein is encoded by the exons atgcaccagtacaggttgggggctgaccttctggaaagcagctctgtggagaaggacctggggttcctggtggacaagttgaccatgagtcagGAAT GTGTAAGAATAGTGGGGCTTGGTGATGCTGACCGGCTTGCTGTCCTCCAAGGATGTCCAGGGATCCCAGGTGCCTCTGGCCCAAAAGGAGAACCAGGTCTCCCAGGAACAAAAG GAGAAATGGGAGCCCAGGGAAATCCTGGGAAAGCAGGATCACCTGGTACAAAAG GagtggctggagatcctggcttCCCAGGACCTAAAG cagcaaaaggaaagccTGGATTTTCAGAAACTTTGG GAGCCAGGAACTGCCAAGAGCTGCTGGATAAAGGGAAGATCCTGAGTGGCTGGTACACCATCTACCCCCAAGGCTGCAATGCCACCATGGTCTTTTGTGATACGGACATGGCTGGTGGAAGATGGATTG GTTCCCTGCAGGTTTTTCAGAGATGCTTGGATGGGTCAGTGAAT TTTTTACCAGATTGAAATTCATACAAACAAGAATTTGGCAACCAGCTGACAGAGTTCTGGCTGGGGAATGACAACATTCACTTCCTCACCTCCCTGA AAACCTGTGAACTTCAAATTGACCTGGGAGACTTTGAAAACAACTACTATTTTGCCAAGTATGCTTCATTTAGAGTTTTAGGAGAGTCTGAGAAATACAAACTGGTTCTAGGAAACTACCTTGGTGGAACTGCCA GAGACTCCTTCTCATACTACAACGACATGTCATTTTCAACAACAGACCAGGACAATAACATGAGCTCCTTTAACTGTGCCACAGCCTACAAGGGTGCATGGTGGTACAATGACTGCCATTGCTCCAACCTGAATGGGATGTATTGGCTGGGTGTTCGTGGGAGCTATGCTGATGGCATAAACTGGAAGACAGGCAAAGATTACCATTACTCCCATAAGCAGACGGAAATGAAATTCAGGCCAGTTTAA